In one Zobellia galactanivorans genomic region, the following are encoded:
- a CDS encoding IS66 family transposase translates to MSIRIRCPSPTHPIGKSQLMSSAIGKSIFYTLKLWSKLIAYTSGGSYEIDNNRIEIPSDHWQ, encoded by the coding sequence ATGTCGATACGCATACGCTGTCCATCACCAACGCACCCCATCGGAAAATCGCAGCTGATGTCGAGCGCTATTGGTAAATCAATCTTCTACACTCTTAAGTTATGGAGCAAACTCATAGCATACACTAGTGGTGGTAGCTATGAAATAGATAATAACCGCATAGAAATACCATCAGACCATTGGCAATAG
- a CDS encoding AbfB domain-containing protein, producing the protein MKNSYTNKEFNKGQNGMGTPMYLKSILLVFIWSILVLSSVQAQVGQVLWEDNFDTFDESLWTPDIGDGCAQGICGWGNQELQSYESDNVYIEDVPGEPGNKALVIEAKRENSGSKSFTSGKVTTNKKVAIHYGLIEVRVRVPDLQTGLWPAVWLLGTSNLVWPAKGEIDMMEMGFNQEERTRQLEPNSTVNTYTGANAFFPIPDNGGVGNIAYDVDYNTPYVADRPLNDRFVTYKLYWEPTSLRFVVEDDGTEYDLYAGPLPLDPEGDTAAFTRPFYMLLNLAVGGSLTGVLDPNGINAPLPGKMMVDYVRVSEYNGHGSVEFGDGSDDLVAESGNFGVFTENTPVANGLNFGSDADIFVFSDTFAEGSEAPYEGEEVISWETSSSNTWFGAGITSLFGKNMSNYVEEGTMKFKIKIPADVSFRIGITDNFTNEKYITFPADETKYGLVRNGEWGQVEIPLSDFEGLLAFQNLSYLFIFSSDPENLPSSPFAVAIDDIVWEDGSGLIGCQPSDIIASADVNGDATSQTNLTVGRGDSVSLNPGPAEGTWSWSGPNNFSSNQRQVDFLVIGEGDGGSYTGTYTNGCGAETTITYRITIDSVTLPEPPVGVIKSWTSVSKAGNVIRHLDGRVGIASDVVPVEAGQWNMVAGLAGSGVSFQSVDFPNKYLRHRGGEVWLDDVEDSALYREDATFFEREGLADASATSFESFNYPGYYLQHRNSLLYIDTVDTDSARNDATFTENDQEQDNDDNGSCSQLAANNDYTVEITENEEGSFLTFVPENPGIGNGVTILYYGTVENGIFPGYSVTPNEPKAINAELGQTVYFFYTYNVPEGGERNTSANRHSFEVGSCATAGAMQLKASVIGSEAPDFFVYPNPVQDRLQVNIDRTTDYHTAILVNGLGQELDRKDIKKGESPVFEMASLPRGVYFIRMIAADRTETAKVIK; encoded by the coding sequence GTTTGACGAAAGTTTGTGGACTCCCGACATAGGCGATGGTTGTGCACAGGGTATCTGTGGTTGGGGAAATCAAGAACTTCAGTCGTACGAGTCCGACAATGTGTATATAGAAGACGTACCTGGGGAACCCGGGAACAAAGCGCTTGTGATCGAGGCCAAAAGGGAGAATTCTGGAAGCAAGTCGTTTACTTCCGGAAAAGTTACCACCAATAAGAAGGTGGCTATACATTACGGTCTTATCGAGGTCAGGGTGCGGGTGCCAGACCTACAGACCGGTCTATGGCCGGCTGTATGGCTCTTGGGAACTTCTAACCTGGTATGGCCCGCCAAAGGGGAAATCGATATGATGGAAATGGGCTTTAACCAAGAAGAGCGAACCCGGCAACTGGAACCAAATTCTACGGTCAATACCTACACAGGTGCCAATGCCTTTTTTCCAATACCCGATAACGGAGGGGTGGGTAACATCGCTTATGACGTCGATTATAATACTCCCTATGTGGCCGATCGGCCGCTAAACGATCGTTTTGTTACCTACAAGCTCTATTGGGAGCCTACATCCCTGCGCTTTGTGGTTGAAGACGATGGAACGGAGTACGATTTGTATGCCGGACCGCTACCCCTCGATCCCGAAGGCGATACGGCGGCTTTTACACGTCCTTTTTATATGTTGCTGAACTTGGCGGTAGGCGGTAGCCTAACGGGTGTTTTGGATCCTAACGGTATCAACGCACCCTTGCCCGGTAAAATGATGGTGGACTATGTGCGTGTTTCCGAATACAACGGACATGGTAGCGTAGAATTTGGTGATGGCAGTGACGATTTAGTGGCCGAATCGGGCAACTTTGGTGTTTTCACTGAAAACACCCCGGTGGCAAATGGGCTGAATTTTGGCAGTGATGCCGATATCTTCGTTTTTTCTGACACCTTTGCCGAAGGTTCTGAAGCGCCTTACGAGGGCGAGGAGGTCATCAGTTGGGAAACTTCCTCATCCAATACTTGGTTCGGTGCCGGAATCACCAGTCTTTTTGGAAAAAATATGTCCAATTATGTCGAGGAGGGTACCATGAAGTTTAAGATCAAGATTCCTGCCGATGTATCCTTCCGTATCGGTATTACCGATAATTTCACCAATGAAAAATATATCACTTTTCCTGCGGACGAAACCAAATACGGTTTGGTAAGGAACGGTGAATGGGGGCAAGTCGAGATTCCCCTTTCAGATTTTGAGGGCTTACTGGCTTTTCAAAACTTATCCTATTTGTTTATTTTCTCCAGTGATCCCGAGAATCTTCCATCTTCGCCCTTCGCGGTGGCCATCGATGATATTGTCTGGGAAGATGGTAGTGGTCTGATAGGTTGTCAACCTTCAGATATAATCGCCTCTGCCGACGTAAATGGTGATGCGACCTCTCAAACAAATTTGACCGTTGGAAGGGGTGATAGTGTGAGTTTAAATCCAGGACCCGCGGAAGGTACTTGGAGCTGGTCCGGGCCGAACAACTTTTCATCGAACCAAAGACAGGTCGATTTCCTTGTTATCGGCGAGGGTGATGGCGGTAGTTATACAGGAACCTACACCAACGGTTGTGGCGCCGAGACGACTATTACCTATCGTATTACCATCGATTCCGTTACCTTACCGGAGCCACCGGTCGGAGTAATCAAATCTTGGACCAGTGTCAGCAAGGCGGGGAATGTTATTAGACATCTCGATGGTCGAGTTGGAATTGCTTCCGATGTGGTACCCGTCGAAGCGGGACAATGGAATATGGTAGCGGGACTTGCCGGTAGCGGTGTATCCTTTCAATCTGTTGATTTTCCGAACAAATACCTAAGGCATCGGGGAGGAGAGGTTTGGTTAGATGATGTTGAGGATAGTGCTTTGTACAGGGAGGATGCTACCTTTTTTGAACGGGAAGGATTGGCCGACGCCTCGGCGACCTCGTTCGAATCCTTCAACTATCCCGGATATTATCTACAACACAGAAATTCCCTACTGTATATCGATACCGTGGATACTGATTCGGCAAGAAATGATGCGACCTTTACGGAGAACGACCAAGAACAGGATAATGATGATAACGGCAGCTGTTCTCAGCTTGCGGCCAACAACGATTACACCGTTGAGATAACCGAAAACGAAGAGGGCTCCTTTTTAACTTTCGTACCTGAAAACCCAGGTATCGGAAATGGCGTGACTATTCTGTACTATGGTACGGTCGAAAACGGAATATTCCCTGGTTATAGCGTGACGCCCAACGAGCCGAAGGCCATCAATGCCGAGCTTGGGCAGACCGTTTACTTCTTCTACACCTACAACGTTCCTGAGGGTGGGGAGCGCAATACTTCGGCGAACCGGCATAGTTTCGAGGTCGGTAGTTGTGCCACTGCCGGTGCCATGCAATTGAAAGCTTCGGTCATTGGTTCTGAAGCTCCTGATTTCTTTGTCTATCCGAACCCTGTTCAAGATAGGTTACAGGTGAATATAGACCGAACGACCGATTACCACACGGCCATTCTAGTAAACGGATTGGGACAGGAATTGGACAGGAAGGACATCAAAAAAGGGGAAAGTCCCGTTTTTGAAATGGCCAGTCTGCCTAGAGGTGTTTACTTTATTCGGATGATAGCGGCCGATAGAACGGAAACCGCTAAAGTGATTAAATAA